Proteins co-encoded in one Dehalogenimonas sp. WBC-2 genomic window:
- a CDS encoding flavoredoxin: MAKIKLGPQSLLYPMPALLVGAQVNGKPNFITVAWGGIACGDPPMVSVAIRHTRYSLKGIMENKCFSVNIPGADLVKEVDYCGIVSGLKTDKVADCKFKVVTGKLCGAPLIEACPVNLECELHHTIDLGSHVLVIGRITECHISEECLTNGRPDVTKINPLVYTTAQSQYQTLGAVVGKAFKVGNEIKG; this comes from the coding sequence ATGGCTAAAATAAAACTTGGTCCACAGTCACTGCTATATCCCATGCCTGCCTTGTTGGTGGGTGCCCAGGTGAATGGCAAACCCAATTTTATCACTGTCGCCTGGGGTGGTATTGCCTGCGGAGACCCGCCGATGGTCTCGGTGGCCATTCGACATACCCGCTACAGTCTTAAAGGCATTATGGAAAACAAGTGTTTTTCGGTGAATATCCCCGGTGCCGATCTAGTTAAAGAAGTTGATTATTGCGGCATTGTCTCCGGTTTGAAGACGGACAAAGTAGCAGACTGCAAATTTAAGGTTGTTACCGGCAAACTCTGCGGTGCGCCGTTGATCGAAGCCTGCCCGGTGAACCTTGAGTGTGAACTGCACCATACCATTGATTTGGGCAGTCATGTACTGGTGATCGGGCGCATCACGGAATGCCATATATCTGAAGAATGTCTTACTAATGGCCGCCCTGACGTAACCAAGATCAATCCCCTGGTCTATACCACAGCTCAGTCTCAGTACCAGACACTGGGAGCTGTTGTTGGCAAAGCATTCAAGGTAGGCAACGAGATCAAAGGGTAA